In Herbinix luporum, a single window of DNA contains:
- the recO gene encoding DNA repair protein RecO: protein MVLSAMPVGDYDKRLVLLTKELGKISAFAKGARRPNSALLACSQPFSFGEFSLYAGRTSYSIRSADISSYFSELRSDVESVYYGMYFCEFSEYITKENNDEKEILKLLYQTLRAVAKKTIELALIRLIFEIKIMALSGLAPQVFECVKCQKNSEEYRFSVESGGLLCKECRAYDKKAILLSTSSVYTLQYIISRDVERLFNFRVSGQVLKELKACARSYLKHYLNHEFKSTELLGSL from the coding sequence ATGGTACTATCAGCCATGCCGGTTGGTGATTATGACAAACGTTTGGTTCTTTTAACTAAAGAATTAGGAAAGATATCTGCATTTGCCAAAGGCGCTAGAAGACCAAATAGCGCCTTATTGGCATGTAGTCAGCCTTTTTCCTTCGGTGAGTTTTCACTTTATGCAGGCAGGACATCCTATAGTATCCGTTCTGCAGATATTTCAAGTTATTTTTCAGAACTTAGATCGGATGTGGAAAGTGTTTATTATGGAATGTATTTTTGTGAGTTTTCAGAATATATTACCAAGGAAAATAACGATGAAAAAGAGATACTAAAGCTTTTGTATCAAACCCTTCGGGCTGTGGCCAAAAAAACAATTGAACTAGCCCTAATCCGACTGATATTTGAAATTAAAATAATGGCCCTAAGCGGACTGGCACCTCAGGTGTTTGAATGTGTAAAGTGTCAAAAAAACTCAGAGGAATATAGATTCTCTGTGGAAAGCGGAGGATTATTGTGCAAGGAATGTAGAGCTTATGATAAAAAAGCCATTCTTTTAAGTACTTCTTCCGTATATACTTTGCAGTACATAATATCAAGAGATGTAGAGAGGCTTTTTAATTTTAGGGTAAGCGGACAAGTACTTAAAGAACTGAAAGCTTGTGCAAGAAGCTATTTGAAACATTATTTAAATCATGAATTTAAATCCACTGAATTACTTGGCTCTTTGTAA
- the era gene encoding GTPase Era translates to MYEYKNKSGFVTIIGRPNVGKSTLMNRLIGQKIAITSNKPQTTRNKIQTVFTDERGQIIFIDTPGIHKAKNKLGQYMVSVAERTLKEVDLVLWLVEPTTFIGAGERHIAEQLTKIKTPVILVINKIDTVNKNEILTFIATYKDILDFAEIIPVSALKGENTEELIKVIFNYLPYGPMYYEEDTLTDQPERQIVAELIREKALRLLNEEIPHGIAISIEQMKERRNNDNENMGIIDIHANIICEKDSHKGIIIGKGGGMLKKIGTQARMEIENLLDCKVNLQLWVKVKKDWRDNDFLLKNYGFVDKEIE, encoded by the coding sequence ATGTATGAGTATAAGAATAAATCTGGCTTTGTTACTATAATAGGCAGACCAAATGTAGGTAAATCTACTTTAATGAATAGGCTTATCGGGCAAAAAATCGCCATAACATCAAATAAGCCCCAGACCACCAGAAATAAAATTCAGACTGTTTTTACAGATGAGCGGGGGCAGATTATATTTATTGACACACCGGGTATCCATAAGGCAAAGAATAAGCTGGGACAATACATGGTTAGTGTTGCAGAAAGAACTTTAAAGGAAGTGGATCTTGTTCTTTGGCTTGTGGAACCTACTACATTTATCGGTGCCGGTGAAAGACATATTGCAGAGCAGCTGACTAAGATAAAGACTCCTGTTATCTTAGTAATTAATAAGATAGATACGGTAAATAAAAACGAAATCCTAACTTTTATTGCCACATATAAGGATATCTTGGATTTTGCTGAAATTATTCCCGTATCTGCCTTAAAAGGAGAGAATACCGAAGAGCTTATAAAGGTAATATTTAATTATCTTCCTTATGGTCCTATGTACTATGAGGAGGATACCTTAACCGACCAGCCTGAACGACAGATTGTAGCTGAGTTAATAAGAGAGAAAGCACTTCGGCTTTTAAATGAAGAAATTCCCCATGGTATTGCCATAAGTATAGAGCAGATGAAAGAACGAAGAAATAATGATAATGAGAATATGGGAATTATAGATATCCATGCAAATATTATATGCGAAAAAGATAGCCATAAAGGTATTATAATTGGCAAGGGCGGGGGAATGTTAAAAAAGATTGGCACCCAGGCACGAATGGAAATTGAAAATCTATTAGATTGTAAGGTAAATCTTCAGCTTTGGGTCAAAGTGAAAAAGGATTGGCGAGATAATGATTTCTTACTGAAAAATTATGGATTTGTAGACAAAGAGATAGAGTAA
- a CDS encoding glycine--tRNA ligase, with product MEKTMDKIVALAKARGFVYPGSEIYGGLANTWDYGNLGVELKNNVKRAWWQKFIQENPYNVGIDSAILMNTQTWVASGHLKGFSDPLMDCKECHERFRADKLIEDYVKDQGITLDSSIDGWSFEEMKKFIDDNNIACPTCKKHNFTDIRKFNLMFKTHQGVTEDSKNEVYLRPETAQGIFVNFKNVQRTSRKKIPFGIGQIGKSFRNEITPGNFIFRTREFEQMELQFFCEPDTDLEWFAYWKQFCIDWLKKLGLKEEELRVRDHDPKELAFYSKATTDIEFLFPFGWGELWGIADRTDYDLTQHQNHSNVDMSYYDDEKKKKYIPYVIEPSVGVDRVTLAFLCSAYDEEELADGDKRTVLHFHPALAPVKIGVLPLSKKLAEPAEKIYMELCKYYNCEYDDRGNIGKRYRRQDEIGTPYCITYDFDSETDNSVTVRDRDTMEQVRIKIDDLKAYFEDKFRF from the coding sequence ATGGAAAAAACAATGGACAAAATTGTAGCTTTAGCAAAAGCAAGGGGTTTTGTATATCCAGGTTCAGAGATATACGGTGGTTTAGCTAATACTTGGGATTATGGTAACTTAGGTGTAGAACTTAAGAATAATGTAAAGCGGGCTTGGTGGCAGAAATTTATCCAAGAAAATCCCTACAATGTAGGTATAGATAGTGCCATACTTATGAATACTCAGACTTGGGTTGCCTCCGGTCATCTTAAGGGTTTTTCAGATCCTTTGATGGATTGTAAAGAATGTCATGAACGTTTTCGTGCAGATAAACTTATCGAAGACTATGTCAAAGACCAGGGTATTACTTTAGACAGTTCTATTGACGGCTGGTCTTTTGAGGAAATGAAAAAATTTATTGACGATAATAACATTGCCTGTCCTACCTGTAAAAAACATAATTTCACAGATATTCGTAAGTTTAATCTGATGTTTAAGACCCATCAAGGGGTTACGGAGGATTCCAAAAACGAAGTATACTTAAGGCCTGAGACGGCTCAGGGTATATTTGTAAACTTTAAAAATGTACAAAGAACTTCCCGTAAGAAAATACCCTTTGGTATAGGTCAAATTGGTAAATCCTTTAGAAATGAAATAACACCGGGTAACTTTATATTCCGAACCAGAGAATTTGAGCAAATGGAGTTACAATTCTTCTGTGAGCCGGATACAGATTTAGAATGGTTTGCTTATTGGAAGCAGTTCTGCATAGATTGGCTTAAGAAATTAGGTCTTAAGGAGGAAGAGCTTAGAGTAAGGGATCATGATCCAAAGGAGCTTGCCTTCTATAGTAAAGCAACAACCGATATAGAATTTTTATTCCCCTTCGGTTGGGGTGAACTATGGGGTATTGCAGACCGTACTGACTATGACTTAACTCAACATCAAAATCACTCAAATGTAGATATGAGTTACTATGATGATGAAAAGAAGAAAAAGTATATTCCTTATGTAATAGAACCTTCCGTTGGTGTAGATCGTGTTACTTTAGCCTTCTTATGCTCTGCTTATGATGAAGAAGAACTGGCAGACGGTGATAAAAGAACAGTACTTCATTTCCATCCTGCTCTTGCACCGGTAAAAATCGGAGTTCTTCCTTTATCCAAGAAATTAGCTGAACCTGCAGAAAAAATTTATATGGAACTTTGCAAATATTATAATTGCGAATATGATGACAGAGGTAATATAGGAAAACGCTATCGTAGACAGGACGAAATAGGTACTCCTTACTGTATTACTTATGATTTTGATTCGGAAACAGATAACTCTGTTACTGTCCGTGACAGAGATACTATGGAACAGGTTAGGATTAAGATAGATGATTTAAAAGCTTATTTTGAGGATAAGTTTAGATTTTAG